The window ATGAGAGTTTTAACTTAGGGTTAGTCCCATCATAAGCAAAGTAAGGGTAAATATTAGCAAGCATTGGCGAGTTGTTTTCGGCTAAAAAGGTAATTATTGGTTGGATATATCCTATAACATTGTCATGGAATACACCTTGACTAGGCGGATATGAGGTTTTTAGAAGACCTGTGTAGGTTGCAGTTGAGACCTTGATTTGGGTACGACGCGCGTCTTGAAGGGCTTGTTGAACATTTCTCATCGCTGGAAGTACAAAACGTGTAAAACGtctattttcattattattgggaTCGACTTCATTTCCAACAGAGATGTATCGAAAGTTGACTCTAGGATAATTTAAAATGTTGTTTTGGACCCAATTTTTTGCTCCACCTCCAGCTAGGGACTCAAGATCATTGTTTGGAACGTCGAGAATAAGTTCAATATTGGTTCCCCCAAGAGCTCGAAGAGTGGCTGGATCAGGGCCGTAGATCCGCATCCTGGTTATGCCACTTCTTTGGTAAAGGTTTACCACATCTTGTGGGGAAGGT is drawn from Erigeron canadensis isolate Cc75 chromosome 9, C_canadensis_v1, whole genome shotgun sequence and contains these coding sequences:
- the LOC122582830 gene encoding glucan endo-1,3-beta-glucosidase-like — its product is MAAKFLLLSLLFLKLLIFSDAQSVGVCNGRVGNNLPSPQDVVNLYQRSGITRMRIYGPDPATLRALGGTNIELILDVPNNDLESLAGGGAKNWVQNNILNYPRVNFRYISVGNEVDPNNNENRRFTRFVLPAMRNVQQALQDARRTQIKVSTATYTGLLKTSYPPSQGVFHDNVIGYIQPIITFLAENNSPMLANIYPYFAYDGTNPKLKLSYALFTNPSIEFNDNGRDYSNLFDAMYDAHYAAQARLGGANVPIVVSESGWPSAGGTDGTTLEIAGTYYRNLIAHVKSAKGTPLRPGRSIETYLFAMFDENDKRGKESEKHFGVFYPNQRSKYNLRF